The Anolis carolinensis isolate JA03-04 chromosome 2, rAnoCar3.1.pri, whole genome shotgun sequence genome has a window encoding:
- the LOC103278115 gene encoding gastrula zinc finger protein XlCGF9.1: MMVLESLASPPKSEQESFDPIQIQLCVEAMQDGDKESNLFDNGPVQGSEQIKNRNFKDLNSQVEKVAEKQYMCMYCGMPSRAKSSLVAHERTHTGEKPYTCLDCGKCFNRKSTVVRHKRIHTGEKPYECAKCNRRFNARCNLTNHERIHTGEKPYSCSGCGQSFSRRLQFVIHRRTHTGETPYKCTQCGKCFTRRSSLLTHEKIHTGEKPNM; encoded by the exons ATGATGGTGCTAGAATCTCTTGCTAGCCCCCCAAAGTCAGAACAGGAGTCATTTGATCCCATTCAAATACAGCTCTGTGTAGAAGCAATGCAAGATGGTGACAAAGAGTCCAATCTCTTTG ACAATGGGCCAGTGCAGGGAAGCGAACAAATTAAGAACAGGAATTTCAAAGACCTGAACAGCCAGGTTGAGAAAGTGGCTGAAAAacaatatatgtgtatgtactgTGGAATGCCTTCCAGAGCTAAGTCCAGCCTTGTGGCTCATGAGAGAACCCACaccggagagaagccatacacatGCTTGGACTGCGGCAAGTGTTTCAACCGGAAGTCAACGGTTGTGAGGCACAAAAGGATCCACACTGGCGAAAAGCCATACGAGTGTGCCAAATGCAATAGGCGTTTCAACGCCCGGTGCAACCTAACCAATCACGAGAGGATCCACACGGGCGAAAAGCCATACAGCTGCTCCGGCTGTGGGCAGAGCTTCAGTCGACGGCTGCAGTTTGTCATACACAGGAGAACCCATACAGGAGAGACGCCATATAAGTGCACTCAGTGCGGAAAATGCTTCACTCGGCGCTCTTCCCTCTTGACACATGAGAAAatccatacaggagagaagccaaaCATGTGA